Genomic DNA from Niallia circulans:
GCAATCCTGCTTTCGAAATACATTGCAATATGTATTTATGCAGCGTTCCTAATTGCTGTGCTGGCTATAGGCGGGTACTTAGTGAGTATTACCTTCTTTGGTACAGCAGGGTTTAATGATAATATTTATGCCTTTAATGCTGCTTATAATACAGAGGCTGTTAGCGGTGGCGTGTACTTTATACAGAATCTAGCTTACTATTTACCTGGTTTAATTCTTATCCTGACATTGGCGTTTATGTTGTCTACTCTATTTAAGAATCAAGCAATTGCTGTTGGAATTGGTATATTTGTACTGTTCTTTTCTTCAACTGTAGGTTCTATAATTATGGGTCTTTCGGAAAAATATGCGTGGACAAAGGCGCTGATTTTCCCGCACTTGGATCAGACTGTTTTTATAATGGATGATAAAATATTAACTAATATTACAATGCCGATATCATTAGGTATTCTTGGAGTCTATTATATTATCTTTATGTTCATCACATTTTTCTTTTTCCAAAAAAGGGATATCAGCATTTGATTTAATGGAAAACCGGAGAGGCTTGCTCTCCGGTTTTAGTTTGCAGTTAAACACTTATCACTAATAGCAAGGGGTATATGGATTTCCGCTGCAGGGGTTCGCTTTCCACGGGGCGAGCGGTGAGCCGCATCGGCGCTAAAGCGCCTGCTGGGTCTCACCTGTCTCGCTAATCCCGTAGGAGACTCACCCCTTCCGCTCCAATCCATATCTATTATTACTGTTGATAGAAGTAATAATATATTCTTGTTTTACAAGCTGAAATTGGAGAGGGTTGCTCTTCGGTTTTTTAGCTGTTGTTATTTAGATAATGGATGGCTTGTTTAATGCGGTTTAAGCCATCTGTGAGCTTTTGTTGTGGGCAGCCTAAATTCATTCTTAAATAACCTTTGCCGTCAACGCCATATGTTTCTCCTGACATGATGGCTACCTTGCCTTTGTGAATTAAAGCATCTTGAATTTGTTTTGGTGAATACGGCAGCTTTTTTGTATTTATCCATGCTAAGTAAGTAGCTTCTGGTATGTACAGAGTCATGCCTAATTTGTTCATTTCTAAGAATTCCTTTGTAAGAATCATATTTTCTTTAATATACTCATTCAATTCGTCTACCCAGCTGCCGCATGCTTGATAGGCCTCTATTGTTGCCGTCAAACCTAGTATGCTTGTAGAGGAAAGGCCATCTTTGTTTTTTAATGTTAGTAAAAATTTGTCCTTTATTGTTGCACCAGGAATAATGGCATAAGAGCCGATTAATCCAGGTATATTGAACGTTTTACTAGCAGAGGTACAAATACATACGTTTTCCAAGTCAATTGCTTTGCTGATAATAGGAATATGCTTGTTAGGTTGCATAACGATGTCCATATGAATTTCATCACTAATAATATAAACTTGATATTTTTTGCAAAGGCTAACTAGTTGTTCAAGCTCTGTTGCTGTCCAAACCCTGCCTGTCGGATTATGAGGACTGCATAGTAAAAGCACTTTAGCTTTTGGGTGGGCAAGCTTTTTCTCTAGGTCAGCAAAGTCAATCACATATTTGCCGTCTGCTTCAAGTAATGGATTGGTAGAAATTCGTCTGTTATTATCCGTAATCAGTTTAAAGAAGGCGTCATAAGCCGGAGTCTGTATTACAATATGATCTTCTTCATCCGTTAACATCTCGATTATCTTTGCAATTGTATATATGACACTTGGGCTATAAACAATCCATTCCTCATCTAGTTCTGTGGAAAAACGTTCTCTGTACCATTTTTGAACAGATGCTTTGAATTCCTTGTGATTCCATCTTGTATAACCGAAAATGCCGTGCTCCAAACGCTTAGTTAAAGCATTCATAACCTCTGGCGGTGTTTGGAAATCTGTATCTGAAATAGAAAACGGCAAGAGCTTTGCCTCTCCAAATCTGTCTTCAATATAGTCCCACTGTGTGCAGTATGTGCCAGTTCTATCTGTGATACGATCAAAAGAATATGTCATAAACGATCTCTACTCCATTTCTATTTCCAGCTGGTTCTTTAAAGAAGCTACTTGTGTACCAATAATGACCTGTACATTATGCTTATCCAGCTTCACTACCCCAAGAGCTCCGCAGTCCTTTAATTCCTGTTCATCAATTTTGCTCATATCTTGAACAACAAGGCGCAGTCTGGTGATACAATTATCCAACGTTTCGAGATTATCTTTGCCGCCTAAAGCAGTTAGGATTCTTTCTGCATCATATTTACCTTTTTTCTTATGAATTAATTCTTCCTTCGATGTTGCAGTTGTTTCATCTTCACGACCAGGTGTCTTCAGATTGAACTTGATAATGGCATAGCGGAAGATGAAATAGTAAGCGGCGAACCAAACAGCTCCAACGAGGAGAACGAGATACCATTTTGTGTATGTTCCCTGCAAAACACCGAAAATAATAAAGTCGAGAATGCCGCCATCTGTGTTTCCAATTACTACTCCAAGCAAATGCATCGTCATAAATCCTAAACCGGTTAGGATGACATGGATGCCGTATAGGGCAGGTGCCAGAAACAGAAATAAAAATTCAATTGGCTCTGTTATACCAGTTACAAATGTGGCGATAACGCCTGAGATTAATAACCCTTTAATCTTGCTTCGCCTTTCAGGAAGTGCTGTATGATAAATAGCCAGTGCCACGGCTGGCAAACCAAACATGAAAGTAGGCATTTTCCCTTGCGATAAAAAGGCGGTAGCAGAAGGACTAATTGGCGAGCCACTTTGCAGCTGAGCATAGAAAATATTCAAGGCTCCTGTAATAGTCTGCCCGTCAACAACCTGAACACCACCAGCTTCCGTAAACCGAATCATTGCTACGAGAATATGGTGCAGTCCAAATGGCAGCAATAAACGCTCGCCAGCTCCGAATATAAATGGTCCAAATGCACCGGATTTCTGAATAAGCTGTCCAATGCCAGTGATAGCAATGGCGAAAATCGGCCAAATGACTGGAATTAAAATGCCGACAACAGCTAATGAAAGAGAAGTGATAATCGGTACAAATCTTGCTCCGCCAAAAAAGGCGAATGCATCTGGAAGCTGAATATTATAAAATCGGCTGTGCAGCACATGGACGATCACGCCGACGATGATACCGCCGAGCACCCCCATTTCAATCGTTTGTATTCCCATTACCATGCCTTGACCAGCTTCGCGCAATGTGTCCGCTGCAGCGAGGCTTTTTGTTTCTGTTAAATAAAAGTTTATGGATAAATGCATAATGACATATCCTACAAACCCAGAAAAGGCCGCGACTCCTTTTTCATAACGTGCAAGTCCCAGTGGAATCGCAACTGCAAATAAAACAGGCAGATACGTAAAAGCAAAGCCTCCAATTGTAGACATGAACCGGAATATTGTTTGCAGGAAGCGATTATCTAGAAACGGCAGAGCCTCAATGGTAGAAGGACTCGTAAAGGAGCTGCCGATTCCTAACATAAGTCCCATAAATGCAAGCAGGGCTACTGGAAGCATAAATGTCTTTCCAAGCCCTTGGAAAAATTCCCAAAAGCGTGATTTAGCGTTTTTCATCATCAATTACTCCTTCCAAATACATATATTTGTGTTAAGAGTAACTGCCTAGGAAAAGAAGAACAATCAGTTTTGAATGGATTGTAAGGGTATACATTTTTTGTATAGCTATTTTTACAGTAATAAAGGCTTCTAGGGCTATACCCTTGAGGCCTGTTAACCATTTTTACCTGACTCTATGGCTGTTAGGATGATGAAATCTAACAAAATACTTAATGGAAATCTTGAGCTCATATCAAGATCACCGAGATAACAGTTTTGGATTTGAGCATGGAATGTTATATTAACTAAATCCTTTAGCCGGCTGCTTTTCCTGCCGATGATAGCAATTGTTTTTACGTTTCGTTCCTTTAATATTGCAGCGAACTCTAGTATATGAGCGGTTTCTCCACTATAGGAAACTAGTATTGCTAAGTCGTTGCTGGAAAGCCTCTTCGCAACACATCTTAGCTCGTCCCAATCTTCTCTGGCATTACAAATAGTTCCTGAAAACGTCAGCTTTCTAGCAGCGTCTATGCAAGTAGGCAGAGAAGCTCCTACGCCAAAAAATTCAATGAAGTTACTTTCATGTATAAAGGTAGCTGCCTTTTGTATTTGTGCTTCATTTATATGCTCAAGTGTCCATTCCATTTCCTGCTGAACCCGTTCCATATGGGAGGACAGGAAGCTTAATGAAGGCTTGTCGGCTTCATATAATTCCTGTTCGGAATCTCTATTTAAAGTATATTTCAAATCCTGAAAGCCGCTGAATCCAATGCGTTTGCATGTTCTGCTGATTGTCGCTGTTGAGATAAATAGATTTTTTGCCAGCGCATTTAAGCTGGAATTGGCAATTTGCTCTGGATTTTCAATGATGTAGTCTAATACTTGTTTTTCTAATTGGCTCAGCTCGCCTTTGTATTGGGCGAGACGTTTTAAGAGGATTTTCAAACTGTTCAGCTCCAGCACTTTATTAGGAGGATAAACCACCCTGAAGTATACGCTTTCCCTTTTTATTATAAGGCCAATTAGTGAAAAAAAGTACTTAAGCTTATGATAGGAAATAAGCCGGAACCTAGTAGGATTCCGGCTTGTAGATAATATTACCTCGATGCTGCTGGCTGCACATCATCTGGGATAGGACAGACATAACCACTGTCGCCAACAGCCTGCTTAAGCTCATCTGCTGCTTTAAGCAGAAGCTCTGGCTCCTCCAGTACTTTTACAGCAGTTAGGAACAGGATTTTTGCAACTTGTAAAGTTCCTTTATGCGCAATACTAGATTTTCCTTGTGCCACTAGCTGCCAAGTATGAAATGGCGTACCAAGAGCACATGTTGTGACATTACATTGTGCAGTTGGTGTTACCCAGCTGACATCTGCTACATCTGTTGAGCCTGACATGAGTGAGACTGTCTCATCATATGCAAGAACATCCTCAAACAAAGGGGTGCTGCGATCTGTTATGCCGATTAAAGAGTTATATGCTTCATTAAGCTCTTCCTTGCTAAAAGTTGTTTGAATATCCTCGGCAAATTGCTTTTCTTCTCCTGTGAACTTTGTTGGGCCTACCTCGAGCATAGCCTCTTGCATGGCTAAATTGAGCGTATTGCTCGGAATATAGTTCGAACATGCTTTATCTATAACGATCTCCAGCTCTGTCCCTGTCATTAATGCAGCACCTCTTGCTACATCCTTTACTCTTTCGAATAATTCAATAACAGTATCTGTTTGCGGAGCACGTATTAAGTAAAGCACTTCTGCAAAGCCTTGTACGACATTTGGAGAAAGCCCGCCTGAATTGGTGATGGCATAATGGATGCGCGCTTGATCAATAATATGCTCTCTTAAATAATTGGAGCCGATATTCATCAGTTCAACTGCGTCAAGGGCGCTTCTGCCTAAGTGAGGGGAACCTGCAGCATGTGAGCTTTTTCCTTTAAAACGGAAATACACTTGGATATTAGCAAGTGAGCTCGTGTTCATTACAGAGGTAATACCGCTTGGATGCCATGTTAATGCACAATCTACATCGTCAAACGCTCCTGCGCGGACCATAAATGTTTTTCCTGATCCGCCTTCTTCTCCTGGGCAACCATAGAATCGGATGGTGCAAGGGATATTATTTTCGACAATAAAATTTTTAAGTCCTACGGCAGCAGCGAGGGCTCCTGTGCCAAGGAGATTATGCCCGCATCCATGTCCGTTACCGTTTTGGACGAGAGGGTTTTGATTGGCTGTTCCTGCTTCCTGACTTAATCCAGATAAAGCATCAAATTCGCCGAGGAAAGCGATAATCGGTTTTCCAGAACCGTATTCTGCAATAAAGGCAGTCTCCATTCCGCCGATATTTTCGTTAATCGTAAAGTCTTCTTCTTGTATTGCTGTTCTTAAGTAAGCAGCAGATGCGTATTCCTCGAATCTTGTCTCTGGATGGTCCCAAATATAATCACTTATTGTGCTCCATTTTGATTTTGTTTCCTCTAAATAATCGGTAATCCAATACAAGTTACTCATTCAAACATCCTCCTTTTAATAAAAAATTTAAAAAATTTAGACATTTACTTGCAGTTATAGCTTTCATCCATTAAAATAACGTTAGATTTCCTAACATATGCAAGAGAGATTAATGGCGTGATTTCTATACATATTCATATATATGGATAAAATAAAAATCCATTACAAGCATAACCTGTATTTTCAAGCTGCCTGCAATGGATAAATCTATTTATGTGAAATTAGCTGTTTTGAATAATACGAAGAATATCATGGGCGTTGTCTCCTGCGACTGCTGCGAAGTTTTCCCATATCTCATCACGAAGAAGGTCGATCTCGACAATTTTTTTTGCTAATTCGATTGCTTCTTTGTTGATCATTGCATATAGCTCCTTTCAGTGTTAAATTATCCATTCTCCTCAGATTAAGCAAAAGAAAAAATATTTATCGACTATATATAAGTATTCTAAAAGATTTTTTCTAAAAAAACATCTATATTGTCAGGTATTCTTACCCATTTTTTGAATTTTACGTTAGATTATATGACAAGAATCAATTCTGTTTTGCGAAATCGTATTATAATTACGTTAATGATAGAAATCATTACTTCATGAGGTGAGATGATAATATGGATCATGAGCCATCCTACAAAAAAAGGAAAGTAATCACGATTGGTGTTGTTAGTGAATTGACTGGTTTGACAGAAAGGCAAATTCGTTATTATGAACAAAGAAAACTTATTTTTCCTGAAAGGCCTGAAAGAGGGAATCGTAAATATTCCTTTTCAGATGTGGAACGGTTAATTGAGATTGCCAACAAGCGAGAAGAAGGAGTAAGGACCCACGAAATTCGCCAGGAAATAATAAAGAAAACCCGTGAAGAGGAAGAGCGTAAAATAAAAAAACAAATGTTACGCGGTCAAATAAACGCCAGGTTTGGTATCCAAAAAGATTGAGCAAGCAAGCTTAGTAACTCCATATAATAAGCCTCGGGTAAGTGAAAGTCCTTTTTAATTAAAGGGCTTTTTTATATGGTTACATACAGGAAATCTTAAGCGATATCTAGATTCTTCTATTGATTATAGGTGTTCTTCTCATATAAACTGGTAGTTGGTAAAAGATAACTTCAAAGATTGTTCAATTAATGGAGAGTTGGCATGGACTATATATCCAAGGAAAAAACGTATGAAATTATAGAGGTTTGTTTGCTTGCTGGGCGAATAATGCTAAAAAACGGTGCGGAAACGTACAGAGTGGAAGACACGATGACGCGTATTGCAAAAGCATATGGAGTAGAGGATTCAGACAGCTTTGTTACACCTACTGGTATCATTTTTTCTTTAGAGGGCCAGGAACCGACAAAAACAAAGCTGATTAGGATTATTGAACGGACAACTAACCTGGAGAAAGTAATGAAGGTTAATGATGTTTCAAGAAAAATCAGTGTCGGAAATATCCCTTTACAAGAGGCGTATCATCTTTTAAAAGATATCGATAAGGAAAGCAAGACATATTCAGATTTGGCACAAGTTATTGCTGCTGCCATAGCAAGCGGCTGCTTTCTCATCATGTTTCAAGGAATATGGCAGGATTTTCTTGCGGCTGTTATTGCAGGTGGTGCAGGCTTTTTATGCTCTGTGTATTTTCACCGCGTTGTCCAAATTAAGTTTTTCGCGGAATTTTTAGCAGCTGTGCTCATTGGTCTTATTGCTTTTGGCTCCGTTCATATCGGCTTTGGCGCACAAACAGATAAGATTATTATTGGCTCGGTCATGCCGTTAGTGCCAGGGTTACTAATTACAAATGCTGTCAGGGACTTAATGGCAGGCCACTTAGTTTCTGGAATATCAAAAGGCGCAGAGGCGTTCTTAACAGCTTTTGCAATTGGGTCAGGAATTGCGGTTGTATTCGTAGTATTTTAAGGAGAATAGAATATGTGGGAATTAATAGAACAAGCAATTACAAGCTTCATTGCATCCTTTGCCTTCGCAATGATTTTCCACACACCGCCAAAACTGCTAGTGAAATGCGGATTTATCGGGATGCTCGGCTGGGTAGCCTATTGGGGCTCTGTCTCTTTGCACATTGATGAGGTGCCAGCAACAATCATTGGTGCTTTTTTAGTGGCCGTACTTAGTCAAGTGTTCGCACGGCGGTATAAAACACCTGTCATCATTTTTTCGGTCGCAGGAATTATTCCTCTTGTACCAGGAGGGATGGCGTATGATGCAATGAGAAAATTTGTGGAAAACGACTATTACTACGCTGTCAGCCTTGCTGCCAAAGCCTTTTTAATATCGGGATCTATTGCAATAGGATTAATGTTCTCTGAAGTAATCAATCAGTTAATGTATAAACGAAAAACTAGAAAAAGCAATGGAAGCATCTAAAAAGTGCTTCCATTGCTTTTTTTAGTTATGTAACAGGTTGTTCCTATAAAGTAACAAGTTCCATTCGATGTGACTAAGTACTAAATGCACAAGATGTATTTACTATGTATTGCAAGCGTTGTAACTTATAAATGTAAAGCAAAAGGGAACGGTGCTATTTCCCTTCATCCCTGTCAATTAAGGAGGATTGCATATAGTCAAAGGTTTCTTTTCCTAACCGTTCAATCAGAAACATGACTGGTATTTGAGTCGTTAAATTGACATTTCCTAAATATTCCGTCGTTATATAATAGGCAAGGTTATAATCAGACATTTTGGCCAGCGAGCTGTCAGAATGATTCGTCAAGCTTACGATGATGCTTCCGTCCTGCTTAAGGCGGTCAAGCTTTTCCATTGTTGACTTCGATTCGCCTGACACAGACAGCACGATCGTGACACTGTCGGTTATATAGTGGCTATAAATTGGGAAATATGGGTCTTTAATATGAAGAGAAAATTTCTTAAGCCCAGAGAAGAATCTTGCGCCATATTCTGCAATTACACCTGAAGTGCCTGCACCGATAAAAATGACGATTTTCGCTTTTGCGACTACTTCGGCAATTTCTCTAATTTTAGTTTCATAGTTTGCTGATAGTGTTCTTTCAACAAAGTCGGAGACCGTTGTATATGTATTGTTTAAACGGTAGGTTTCTTCTTCTGCAAGATAATTTTTCAGGTGCACCTTGAATTCGGTGAAGCCATCGAAGCCAAGTTTTTTGCAAAAACGCAGT
This window encodes:
- a CDS encoding ABC transporter permease, with the translated sequence MIGLIQNELIKIFEKKMSWIFAIILILCLIGSAVLEMKISDQQQEDDWKVQVQSEIDKLEKKKEKAPSYNDFKEDEYPSEETQEDIQSRIDDFNGNLKDNVNPYTTSWSYLGDFGIAMKSLITLFVVIICAGNISSEFSDGTIKQLLIRPHRRWAILLSKYIAICIYAAFLIAVLAIGGYLVSITFFGTAGFNDNIYAFNAAYNTEAVSGGVYFIQNLAYYLPGLILILTLAFMLSTLFKNQAIAVGIGIFVLFFSSTVGSIIMGLSEKYAWTKALIFPHLDQTVFIMDDKILTNITMPISLGILGVYYIIFMFITFFFFQKRDISI
- a CDS encoding MalY/PatB family protein → MTYSFDRITDRTGTYCTQWDYIEDRFGEAKLLPFSISDTDFQTPPEVMNALTKRLEHGIFGYTRWNHKEFKASVQKWYRERFSTELDEEWIVYSPSVIYTIAKIIEMLTDEEDHIVIQTPAYDAFFKLITDNNRRISTNPLLEADGKYVIDFADLEKKLAHPKAKVLLLCSPHNPTGRVWTATELEQLVSLCKKYQVYIISDEIHMDIVMQPNKHIPIISKAIDLENVCICTSASKTFNIPGLIGSYAIIPGATIKDKFLLTLKNKDGLSSTSILGLTATIEAYQACGSWVDELNEYIKENMILTKEFLEMNKLGMTLYIPEATYLAWINTKKLPYSPKQIQDALIHKGKVAIMSGETYGVDGKGYLRMNLGCPQQKLTDGLNRIKQAIHYLNNNS
- the malX gene encoding maltose/glucose-specific PTS transporter subunit IIBC, with the translated sequence MMKNAKSRFWEFFQGLGKTFMLPVALLAFMGLMLGIGSSFTSPSTIEALPFLDNRFLQTIFRFMSTIGGFAFTYLPVLFAVAIPLGLARYEKGVAAFSGFVGYVIMHLSINFYLTETKSLAAADTLREAGQGMVMGIQTIEMGVLGGIIVGVIVHVLHSRFYNIQLPDAFAFFGGARFVPIITSLSLAVVGILIPVIWPIFAIAITGIGQLIQKSGAFGPFIFGAGERLLLPFGLHHILVAMIRFTEAGGVQVVDGQTITGALNIFYAQLQSGSPISPSATAFLSQGKMPTFMFGLPAVALAIYHTALPERRSKIKGLLISGVIATFVTGITEPIEFLFLFLAPALYGIHVILTGLGFMTMHLLGVVIGNTDGGILDFIIFGVLQGTYTKWYLVLLVGAVWFAAYYFIFRYAIIKFNLKTPGREDETTATSKEELIHKKKGKYDAERILTALGGKDNLETLDNCITRLRLVVQDMSKIDEQELKDCGALGVVKLDKHNVQVIIGTQVASLKNQLEIEME
- a CDS encoding MurR/RpiR family transcriptional regulator yields the protein MKILLKRLAQYKGELSQLEKQVLDYIIENPEQIANSSLNALAKNLFISTATISRTCKRIGFSGFQDLKYTLNRDSEQELYEADKPSLSFLSSHMERVQQEMEWTLEHINEAQIQKAATFIHESNFIEFFGVGASLPTCIDAARKLTFSGTICNAREDWDELRCVAKRLSSNDLAILVSYSGETAHILEFAAILKERNVKTIAIIGRKSSRLKDLVNITFHAQIQNCYLGDLDMSSRFPLSILLDFIILTAIESGKNG
- a CDS encoding M20 family metallopeptidase gives rise to the protein MSNLYWITDYLEETKSKWSTISDYIWDHPETRFEEYASAAYLRTAIQEEDFTINENIGGMETAFIAEYGSGKPIIAFLGEFDALSGLSQEAGTANQNPLVQNGNGHGCGHNLLGTGALAAAVGLKNFIVENNIPCTIRFYGCPGEEGGSGKTFMVRAGAFDDVDCALTWHPSGITSVMNTSSLANIQVYFRFKGKSSHAAGSPHLGRSALDAVELMNIGSNYLREHIIDQARIHYAITNSGGLSPNVVQGFAEVLYLIRAPQTDTVIELFERVKDVARGAALMTGTELEIVIDKACSNYIPSNTLNLAMQEAMLEVGPTKFTGEEKQFAEDIQTTFSKEELNEAYNSLIGITDRSTPLFEDVLAYDETVSLMSGSTDVADVSWVTPTAQCNVTTCALGTPFHTWQLVAQGKSSIAHKGTLQVAKILFLTAVKVLEEPELLLKAADELKQAVGDSGYVCPIPDDVQPAASR
- a CDS encoding MerR family transcriptional regulator — its product is MDHEPSYKKRKVITIGVVSELTGLTERQIRYYEQRKLIFPERPERGNRKYSFSDVERLIEIANKREEGVRTHEIRQEIIKKTREEEERKIKKQMLRGQINARFGIQKD
- a CDS encoding threonine/serine exporter family protein translates to MDYISKEKTYEIIEVCLLAGRIMLKNGAETYRVEDTMTRIAKAYGVEDSDSFVTPTGIIFSLEGQEPTKTKLIRIIERTTNLEKVMKVNDVSRKISVGNIPLQEAYHLLKDIDKESKTYSDLAQVIAAAIASGCFLIMFQGIWQDFLAAVIAGGAGFLCSVYFHRVVQIKFFAEFLAAVLIGLIAFGSVHIGFGAQTDKIIIGSVMPLVPGLLITNAVRDLMAGHLVSGISKGAEAFLTAFAIGSGIAVVFVVF
- a CDS encoding threonine/serine exporter family protein, which produces MWELIEQAITSFIASFAFAMIFHTPPKLLVKCGFIGMLGWVAYWGSVSLHIDEVPATIIGAFLVAVLSQVFARRYKTPVIIFSVAGIIPLVPGGMAYDAMRKFVENDYYYAVSLAAKAFLISGSIAIGLMFSEVINQLMYKRKTRKSNGSI
- a CDS encoding MurR/RpiR family transcriptional regulator is translated as MFTNEQIQTFSDLEYELYNYIMKNSREVTYMRIRELATETHVSTTTILRFCKKLGFDGFTEFKVHLKNYLAEEETYRLNNTYTTVSDFVERTLSANYETKIREIAEVVAKAKIVIFIGAGTSGVIAEYGARFFSGLKKFSLHIKDPYFPIYSHYITDSVTIVLSVSGESKSTMEKLDRLKQDGSIIVSLTNHSDSSLAKMSDYNLAYYITTEYLGNVNLTTQIPVMFLIERLGKETFDYMQSSLIDRDEGK